Genomic DNA from Candidatus Eisenbacteria bacterium:
GGGCAATGCCCTGCTGAATCCGCTTGCCGGGCACGGCGCGAAGCTGCGCGTCGACGACGTCATGGCATCGGGGGCGGTCTCCACGCCCCTGAAGCGCCTCGATGCGGCCGCGGCGGCGGACGGCGCGGTCATGGTCGTGCTGGCCGCCGAGGACGTCGCGAGATCCCTGTGCGCGAATCCCGTCTGGGTAGACGGGGTGTCGTGGTTCTCCGCCGAGGGGAACCCCTGGAGCAGGGACCTTGGCGTCGCGAACTACGCGAAGCTCGCCGCCCGGAAGGCATTCGCCATGGCCGGCAAAACGGTTCGCGATGTCGATTTCGCCGAGGTGTGCGACGAGTACTCCTACAAGGAGCTCCAGCACCTCGAGTCGCTGGGCCTAGCGCGACCCGGCGAGGCCGGATACCTGACGGAGAACGGGTTCACCTCGCTGAACGGCGATCTTCCGGTGAATGCATCGGGAGGGTCTCTGGGCGTGGGGCACGCCTTCGAGGCGAGCGGCGGCATGAAGGTGGTGGAGGCGGTCCTGCAGCTCCGGGGAGAGGCGGGTGCTCACCAGGTGAAGAACGCGCGGACCGGGCTGGTGCAGTCATGGCGGGGCGTGCCCACCGCGACGGGCGCGGTTGCGATCCTTTCGAACGAGTAGGAGGTTCATCATGGGATATCGAAGAGTTGCCATTGTCGGCGCAGGGTTGACCAAGTTCGTGCGGAGGGCTCAGGAGACCGGTCCTGAACTCTCGTGGCAGGCATCCAAGATGGCCCTCGACTCGTGCTCCCTGCGGCTCAAGGACGTGGAGATGATCACCCTGGGCAGCGCGCCCGACGGCTTCGACGGAGTCCACATGAAGGGGGAATACCTCCTGAGCGGCGCGGGCGGGAGCAACAAGTCGTACATCCGCAACTTCGTGGGCGGCGGCACCGGGGTGTTCGCGCCGATCCACGGCTGGATGCACGTGGCCTCGGGCGCCTGCGACGTCTGCCTGGTTGTGGCCGAGGAGAAGATGTCGTCCTGTCATCCCACGCCTCAGGGGGCTTTCATCACCATCTTCGACCACACAACGGAGCAACCGCTCAAGCCCACCCTGATCTGGATCTTCGCTCTGGAGATGAGGCGTTACATGGAGCGCTACGGCCTGACCCGCGCGGACATCGCGCGGGTGGCCGTGAAGAACAAGAAGAACGCCATGGACCACCCCTCGGCTCAGGTGGCGGGCGAGTACACCGTGGACGACATCCTGAACTCCGAGGTCCTGGCCGAACCGGTGCACCGGCTCGACATCAGCCCGGCCGGCGACGGCGCCGCCGCGGTGGTCCTCGCCAGCGAGGACGTGGCCAAGCGGCTCACGGATCGTCCGGTCTGGCTCGACGGCGTGGGCTGGAACCTCGACACCTCCTACTGGGCCACCAAGGACCTCTACTACCCGCGCTACGTGGAGAAGGCGGCCCGCATGGCGTACGACATGGCCGGCATCAAGGAGCCTCACAAGGAGATCCAGGTGGCCGAGCCCTACGACCCCTTCGACTACAAGGAGCTCCACCACATGGAGGGCCTCTTGCTGTGCCCGCGCGGCGAGGCCGCGCGCCTCACGGCGGAGGGGTACACCGCGCGCACCGGCAATCTCCCGACCTGCCCGTCCGGAGGCGCCCTGGGCGTGGGGAATCCCATCGCGGCCACGGGCCTCATGAAGGTCATCGAGCTGTTCCTGCAGCTCAGGGGCGAGGCCGGCAAGCGCCAGATCCCCGGCAAGCCGAGGGTCGGCGTGGCGCAGGCATGGGGCGACCTCATGCAGGTCGGCACCGTTGTCGTGTGCAGAAGCTAGGAGGAGAGGATCATGGAGATAAAGAAGGTTCCCTGCAAAGGTCTCTCGACGGAAGAGTACGACAAGGCCCTCAAAGTGGACTGGCAGCCGGAGCTCGCATACGCATGGGACAACGGCATCGGCATCGGCGCATACCTGGCGGCGCTCAAGGAGGGCAAGATCCTCGCCGCCAAGTGCGACGGCTGCGGCCGGATCATGCTCCCGGCCCGCGCCTTCTGCGAGCTGTGCTTCAGGCCCACGGACGGGTATGTGGCGGTCCATGACACCGGCGTGGTGAACACCTTCGCCGTGAGCCATGTGAACTGGGACGCCTCCCGGCTCAAGGAAAAGGACCCCCGGCATCTTCCCGCGGTCATCGAGATCGACGGCGCGTCCAAGGGCCAGGGCATCCTGCACATCCTGGGCAACGTGAAGCCGGGCGACGTGAAGATCGGTATGAAGGTCAGGGCGGTCTGGAAGCCGGCCGGCGAGCGCACAGGCTCCATCACCGACATCCTCTTCTTCGAGCCTGTGAAATAGGGAGGTGGACGATGTCCTTTCAAGAGCAGATAAAGAAGACCACGTCGCTCGGTTTCTTCGAGGGCCAGGTCCCCTTGAACTACAAGTACACCATGGGTGTGGCCGGGGAGCGTTTCTTCCAGACCCTCAGGGATAAGGGCGATTTCATCGCGTCGAAGTGCCCCGAGTGCGGGACTATGGCCATCTACCCCCTCATCTACTGCGAAGAGTGCTTTGCCGAGATCAAGGACTATGTCTCCGTCGGCCTGACGGGCGAGCTTTATTCCTGGACCGAGTGCAGCAGCGACTTCAAGGGCGCTCGCCACGAGAAGCCTCACCTGCTGGGCATGGTGAGGTTCCAAGGCGTTCAAGGCGGCATCATCCACCGGCTCGACGTTCCGCTATCCGAGATCGCCATCGGCATGAAGGTGATCGCGGTGCTCCGGCCCTCGAGTCAGCGGAAGGGATCCCTGGACGACATCCAGTGCTTCAAGAAGGCATGAGCAAGGCGCGCTCCCGTGATGAGGGAGGTCTACAGCCTGACTGAGGAGTAGAGGATCCTCGGGTGGCTCGGGGACCCCGGCGGGTTCCCGAATCCCCGCGCCGCGCGTTCAGGTCCGCAGCTCGGGCCGATCCCGGAAGTGCTCGAGCGCTTCCGCGTTGGCCAGGGCCCCGGTGTTCTCGACCGGCCTTCCGTGAATGGCCTGCCGCACGGCGATCTCGGTGATCTTGCCGCTGCGGGTGCGCGGGATGTCGGGCACCTGGACAATGATCGCGGGCACGTGGCGAGCGGTGGCGTTCTCGCGGATCCGCCGGCGGATGCGATCCCGCAGGGCGTCGTCCAGCGTCAGGCCCTCGCGCAGTTTCACAAAGAGGATCACGCGCTGATCGCTCTGCCAGTCCTGTCCCACCGCGATCGACTCCTCCACCTCGGGCACCTGCTCCACCTGCCGGTAGATCTCCGCCGTGCCGATGCGCACGCCGCCCGGATTCAAGGTGGCGTCGCTCCGGCCGTGGATGACCACTCCGCCCCGCGAGTTGATCTCCGCCAGGTCGCCGTGGTGCCAGACCCCGGGGAAGCGTTCGAAGTAGGCGGCCCGATAGCGCGACCCGTCGGCATCCCCCCAGAAGCCCAGGGGCATCGAGGGGGCCGGGGCGGTGCAGACGAGCTCCCCCCGCTTCCCGACGACCGAGCGTCCCTCCTCGTCGAAGATCTCCACCCGCATGCCGAGGCCGACGGTCTGGATCTCCCCGCGATGGACGGGCAGCACGGGGCTGCCCAGGACGAAGCAGGAGCAGATGTCGGTCCCGCCGGAGATGGACGCCACCTGGAGATCCGCTTTCACATTCGCACAGAGGTAGTCGAAGCTCTCGGGGGCCAGGGGCGAGCCGGTCGAACAGAGAGTGCGCAGGGTGGAGAGGTCGTGACTCGCGCCGGGCCTGAGTCCCGCCTTCTTGCAGGCGTCCACATACTTGGCGCTGGTCCCGAAGACGGTGATCTTCTCCCTCTCGGCCATGTCCCAGAGGACATCCGGGCCGGGATGGAAGGGGCTGCCGTCGTAGAGCAGGATGGTCGAGCCGCCGGCCAGGGCGCTCACCAGCCAGTTCCACATCATCCATCCGGTGGTCGTGTAGTAGAACAGGCGATCCTCGGGCCCGAGGTCCATGTGAAGCTGATGCTCCTTGAGATGCTGCAGCAGGATCCCGCCGCTCCCGTGGGTGATGCACTTGGGTTTGCCGGTCGTCCCCGAGGAGTAGAGGATGTAGAGCGGCTGATCGAAGGGAAAGCGCGGGAACTCCGGCGCCTGTGCGGGAACCGCATCGCGAAAGGCCGCGAAGTCCTCGGCGCGGCCGACTGCTCCCGGGACAGCCTCCTCCTGCGTGTAGCGGACGACAAGAGCCTTCTCCACAGTGGGCAGCCCAGCCAGGACGCCGCGGAGCCGGTCCGCGGAGCTGTACACGGTGCCCTTGAAACGGTACCCGTCGGCGATGAGGAGAAAGCGCGGCTCGATCTGGCCGAAGCGATCCACAACCGCCTGCGTGCCGAAGTCGGGGGATGCCGAGGACCAGATCCCCCCCAGGCTCGAGACCGCCAGCATGCAGGTCACGGCCTCGGGGATGTTGGGAAGGAAGGCGGCCACACGCTCGCCCGGACGCAAGCCCGCGCGGCGGAACGCCGCCTGCAGACGTCCGACCTCCTCGTAGAGTCCCCGGAAGCTGATCTCGCGGCGCAGTCCGTCCTCGCGCCAGAGGATGACGGCCGGCGCCTCGTCGCGGCGGCGCAGCAGATTCTCCGCGAAGCTCAATCGCGCTTCCGGGAACCAGCGGGCGCCGGGCAGGCGGTCGCCGTTCTGCAGAACGGGACCGCCGGGCTCTCCGATCACCCCCGTGAAGCCCCAGACCGCGCGCCAGAACGCCGCCGGCTCGGCCAGCGACCAGGCGTGCAATGAGGCGTAGTCGGGCCGGCCGACCTCCCGCATGAATCGGGTCACGTGGGCCTGGGCCGCGCGCTCGGGGCTGGGGATCCAGAGGGGCTCTGTCATGCTGTTCCTCCCGCGCGGGCGCGTCGAAGCCTTCATCGCTCCCCCTGGGGGCCGTGGACACATCCCGCGCGCCGATAGTATAGTCTCGAACGTAACTGCTCAGCCAGCGAGGGCGTATCGCGGACCGGCCGGGCCTCCGGCCCGAGGGGAGGGGGAGGAGATGGAGCTGCTGCAGTCGGGGCATGGGGAACTCATCCAGCCGTTCGATCTGGACGAGTTCCGCCAGTGGAATCGCGAAAAGAAGCTCCGCCGATTGACCGACAAGGTCATGACCGAGCAGGAGGCGGTCCGTCAGTTCGTGACGGACGGCTGCTACATCGGTACGGAACTCTACGGCACGGTGCGCTGCCCGATGTCCCTGGCGCGCGAGGTCGTCCGGCAGGGCAAGAAGGACCTGCGCGTCTGCGGGCAGGGCGTTCTGGAGCTCGACCTCTGGATGGCGGCCGGCCTGGTCAAGAAGCTCGACATCACCTACATCGGCCTCGAGGTCTATGGGACCAGCGCCACCCTCAGGCGCGCGGTGGAGTCGGGCCAGGTCGAGAAATGCGTCGAGTGGTCGAACGCGGCCATCACCTGGCGGATGAAGGCCGCCGCCATGGGCGTTCCCTTCCTCCCCGCCCGCTCGATGCTCGGAACCGACATGCTGGAGCACAGCGCCGCCAAGGTGGTGCAGGATCCGTTCACCGGGATCAAGGTCGCCCTCCTCCCCGCCCTCATCCTCGACGTGGCTCTCATCCACGTGCACCGGGCGGACAAGCACGGAAACTGCCAGATCGAGGGGATCAGCGGATTCGCGGGCGAGATGGCGCGGGCTTGCCGCCGGCTGATCGTGAGCGCGGAGGAGATCGTCCCGGTCGAGGAGATCCGCAAGCACCCCGACCGCACGATTGTCCCGTACTACCTTGTCGACGCGGTCGTCCACGCGCCCTACGGCTCGCATCCGGGAGAGAACGCCTACCTCTACGGGCGCGACGAGCCGGGCATCCGCGAGTGGGTCGAGATGAGCAAGACGGCCGAGGGCGCCCAGGCCTATCTGCAGAAGTATGTCTACGGCGTGAAGGACCACGCCGCGTACCTCGAGCTGATCGGGGAGAAGCGCCTGCGGGAGTGCGTGGAGCTGCGCGAGAGGAGGATGGCGTGACCGAGCAGACTTATTCCAAGACCGAGTTGATGATCTGCGTGGCCGCGCGCCTATTCGAGGACGGGACCACTTGCTTCATCGGGACGGGCCTCCCGATGCTGGCCGGCATGCTGGCCGCCAAGACGACCGCCCCCAACATCGTGCTCGTCTTCGAATTCGGGGGGATGGGCGCGATCCTGGAGGAGCTGCCCCGGGCCGTGGGGGAGGCGCGCACCTATCACAAGGGGCTCTCCGCCCTGGGGATCTGCGACATCATGGAGACCGCCCAGCGCGGCTTCATCGACTACGGCTTCCTGGGCGGGGCGCAGATCGACCCCTTCGGCAACTTGAACAGCGTGACGATCGGGGACCACGACCATCCCAAGGCGCGCCTCCCCGGCTCCGGCGGCGGGAACGACGTCGGGAGCCTCTGCTGGCGCACGATCGCGATCATGCAGCACGACGCTCGCCGCTTCATCCCCAAGGTGGACTTCGTGACCACCCCCGGCTATCTCACGGGCCCCGGCGCCAGGGAAAAGGCGGGCTTGCCTCCCGGCACCGGCCCCGCCTACGTGGTCTCGACCCTCGGACTCATGGACTTCGACCCCGCGACCTGCCGGATGCGCCTCAAAGCGGTCCATCCGGGGGTGACCGCGGAGGAAGTGATCAAGAACACGGGCTTCGACCTGGTCATACCCGGGACCGTCGATAACAACGCTCCCCCCAGCGCGGAGGAGCTGCGCCTGCTGCGGGAGGAGATCGATCCGGAGAAGCTCTACGTCTAGCAGAAGCGAATGAGCTTCGTGGGTGAGGAACGGAGTCACCCGAGGCACTATCGGTTCGACGCGAGGACTTGCGCTCGCCTGACCTGCGCTACGACGCGGGCCGCTCGTGCTTCCCTATGATCCGATCGACCGGCCGGCTGAAGAGGAACATGGCCACCCCCGCCCCGAGCCCGAGGAGAGTCAGCATCAGGAAGAAGGCGTCTCGCGGCATCTTCTCCCAGAAGGTCCCCAAGAAGCCCGACAGGTAGTTGCCGAAGAAGCTCGAGAGGAACCAGACGCCCATCATCATCGACACCATCCGGGCGGGCGCCACCTTGGTGACCAGCGACAAACCGATCGGAGACAGGTAGAGCTCTCCGATCGTCAACACGAAAGTCGTTCCCACGAGCCACATCACGTTGCGCCTTTGATCGGGCGCCACGCCCTGCGCGGCGAGGATCATGATGACGTAGGAGGCCCCGAGGAGGAAGCAGCCGATCGCCATCTTGATGACGCTCGTCGGCTCCTTCTTCCTCCGGGACTGCCACGCCCAGACCACATTCAGGAGCGGTGCGAAGATGAAGATCATGAGGGGATTGAACGACTGATACCAGGTAGACGGGATCTGGAATCCAAGCAGGTTCCAGTTCGTGTTCCTGTCGGCCCAGAGCTGCATGGTGTTCCCCTGCTGCTCATAGACGCCCCAGAAGACGATGTTGAGCGCGCAGAGCAGAGCGAGCGCGCCGATTCCTTTCCACTCGTCTCGCGTGAGGCGTGTCTTCTCCGCCTTCTTGCCGCGCGTCTTCATCACGTTGTCGGCCGCGAGGTGCTTCTGGCCCCACAGGTAGAGACAGAGACCCAGGATCATCCCCACACCCGCCGCGCCGAAGCCGTAGTGCCAGCCGAGCCGCTGGCCCAGCGTCCCGCAGATCAGGGGAGAAAAGAAGGCGCCGAGGTTGATGCCCATGTAGAAGATCGTGAAGGCCCGATCGCGCCTGGGATCGCCCGCGGGGTAGAGTCCGCCGACCTGAGTCGAGATGTTCGGCTTGAAGGCGCCGTTGCCCAGGATGAGGAACATGAGGGCGACGAAGAACGCGGTCTCGATCGCCATCAGGAAGTGGCCGATCGCCATCAGGATCGCCCCGAGGATGACTGTCTTTCTCTGGCCGAGGACGCGGTCTGCCAGCATCCCCCCGAAGAAGGGGGTAAGGTAGACGAAGGCCGTATAGAGTCCGTAGATCTGCGAGGAGAGAGGCTGAATCGCCAGCGGGCCGAAGATCGACTCGAGCGCGCCCTTGATCGCCGCGAAGCCGAGGACGTTCTGCCCGACGTCCGGCCGCAGGAACAGGTGGTCCACCATGTAGAGGACGAGGAGCGAGCGCATCCCGTAGAAGGAGAACCGCTCCCACATCTCGGTGAAGAAGAGGATGAAGAGGCCGGGCGGGTGACCGAGGATCGTTCGGGTTCCGGGCGAGCTCATCTGACCTCCATCGGGTGACGGCGTCAATCGGTGCAGATGATCCCGTATCGGAGCCGGGCCGGTCCAGAGAAAAGGGTCACGGGACGCGGATGAGGTACGTCACCCGCCCGAGCCGCTGCGCGCCCCGATACTGCTCCGCGCGGATCTCGTATTGCCCGGGCCGGGTGTCGCCCGCCAACTCGACAGCGAGCGTGAGTTCGATCGAGTCCGTCGGGTCAAGGATGACCCCCTCGAGCGTCAGAGACCTGTCCTTGCTGGCGAGCGCCTCCCGCGGCGATGGCCGCTCGATCGGATGGCCGATGAGGTCGTCCGGCATGCGCTGCCGTAGGAGCTCCCGCGCGGTCTCCAGGATGAGAAGCGATCCCGGCGGAAGATCGGTTTCGATGACGAAGCGAAACGCCTCCCGCCTCTCCGGGACACCCCTCAGCCGAAGGTAGTACGGAGACAGGCGCCGCCCGGCGATGCCCTCCACGACCTTGACATTCCTGAAGCAGATGTTGTTGTGATCCCGCACGAACCCCATGAAGTCGGATGTCTGCGTGAAGAACCCCGGCATGCTGAGCGGGTCGCGCGGAGACCGAAGCGTCGCGATCAGGCAGTAGCTGCCCGCCGGAGGCACATCGGAGGCCGCCCAGAGGATCGGCGCCTCCGCGACGCGATACTCGCCCGGGCCGATGTTCGGCACCGTGATCGATCCGATCGCGTGCCATGCGCTCGGATGCAGGAACATCCCCGCGTGGGTCCAGTATAGAGACACTTCGACATCGTCGACGGTTGTCCCGCGGTTGTGCATCCGAACGTAGATGCAGTTGTCGCGGCCGTGCGCCGCGTCCTGCCCCAGGAACTCGTCGCCCCAGTGCGCCGCCCCGAATGCCTGCTGGGCCGCCAAAGCCCCCGCCAGGAGGTTGTTCCGAACAATGATGTCCGGACTTCGGAAGTGGCGTGGGGGCGAGGGGACCGCGCCCGTGTCGAGGAGATGATCGCGCATGTAGACATCGGGAAAGAGCCCCTGGCTGCGGAGGAGTCCGCTCAGGTCCGGAAGGGGGCCGATCCGGTACGCCTGCGGTTCGGTCCCCGCCACGATCTGGCCGGTCGCCGCGGACAGGTCGGGCTGCTGCGGGCTCCCCAGCGCGGGATTCCTCAGAAGGGCGCGCAGCGCCTGCGGCGCGAGGGTGGACGGAGAGGCGCCCTGCG
This window encodes:
- a CDS encoding CoA transferase subunit A, whose translation is MNRVTWAWAARSGLGIQRGSVMLFLPRGRVEAFIAPPGGRGHIPRADSIVSNVTAQPARAYRGPAGPPARGEGEEMELLQSGHGELIQPFDLDEFRQWNREKKLRRLTDKVMTEQEAVRQFVTDGCYIGTELYGTVRCPMSLAREVVRQGKKDLRVCGQGVLELDLWMAAGLVKKLDITYIGLEVYGTSATLRRAVESGQVEKCVEWSNAAITWRMKAAAMGVPFLPARSMLGTDMLEHSAAKVVQDPFTGIKVALLPALILDVALIHVHRADKHGNCQIEGISGFAGEMARACRRLIVSAEEIVPVEEIRKHPDRTIVPYYLVDAVVHAPYGSHPGENAYLYGRDEPGIREWVEMSKTAEGAQAYLQKYVYGVKDHAAYLELIGEKRLRECVELRERRMA
- a CDS encoding peptide MFS transporter produces the protein MSSPGTRTILGHPPGLFILFFTEMWERFSFYGMRSLLVLYMVDHLFLRPDVGQNVLGFAAIKGALESIFGPLAIQPLSSQIYGLYTAFVYLTPFFGGMLADRVLGQRKTVILGAILMAIGHFLMAIETAFFVALMFLILGNGAFKPNISTQVGGLYPAGDPRRDRAFTIFYMGINLGAFFSPLICGTLGQRLGWHYGFGAAGVGMILGLCLYLWGQKHLAADNVMKTRGKKAEKTRLTRDEWKGIGALALLCALNIVFWGVYEQQGNTMQLWADRNTNWNLLGFQIPSTWYQSFNPLMIFIFAPLLNVVWAWQSRRKKEPTSVIKMAIGCFLLGASYVIMILAAQGVAPDQRRNVMWLVGTTFVLTIGELYLSPIGLSLVTKVAPARMVSMMMGVWFLSSFFGNYLSGFLGTFWEKMPRDAFFLMLTLLGLGAGVAMFLFSRPVDRIIGKHERPAS
- a CDS encoding 3-oxoacid CoA-transferase, with amino-acid sequence MICVAARLFEDGTTCFIGTGLPMLAGMLAAKTTAPNIVLVFEFGGMGAILEELPRAVGEARTYHKGLSALGICDIMETAQRGFIDYGFLGGAQIDPFGNLNSVTIGDHDHPKARLPGSGGGNDVGSLCWRTIAIMQHDARRFIPKVDFVTTPGYLTGPGAREKAGLPPGTGPAYVVSTLGLMDFDPATCRMRLKAVHPGVTAEEVIKNTGFDLVIPGTVDNNAPPSAEELRLLREEIDPEKLYV
- a CDS encoding Zn-ribbon domain-containing OB-fold protein, producing the protein MEIKKVPCKGLSTEEYDKALKVDWQPELAYAWDNGIGIGAYLAALKEGKILAAKCDGCGRIMLPARAFCELCFRPTDGYVAVHDTGVVNTFAVSHVNWDASRLKEKDPRHLPAVIEIDGASKGQGILHILGNVKPGDVKIGMKVRAVWKPAGERTGSITDILFFEPVK
- a CDS encoding Zn-ribbon domain-containing OB-fold protein, which gives rise to MSFQEQIKKTTSLGFFEGQVPLNYKYTMGVAGERFFQTLRDKGDFIASKCPECGTMAIYPLIYCEECFAEIKDYVSVGLTGELYSWTECSSDFKGARHEKPHLLGMVRFQGVQGGIIHRLDVPLSEIAIGMKVIAVLRPSSQRKGSLDDIQCFKKA
- a CDS encoding thiolase domain-containing protein, which gives rise to MGYRRVAIVGAGLTKFVRRAQETGPELSWQASKMALDSCSLRLKDVEMITLGSAPDGFDGVHMKGEYLLSGAGGSNKSYIRNFVGGGTGVFAPIHGWMHVASGACDVCLVVAEEKMSSCHPTPQGAFITIFDHTTEQPLKPTLIWIFALEMRRYMERYGLTRADIARVAVKNKKNAMDHPSAQVAGEYTVDDILNSEVLAEPVHRLDISPAGDGAAAVVLASEDVAKRLTDRPVWLDGVGWNLDTSYWATKDLYYPRYVEKAARMAYDMAGIKEPHKEIQVAEPYDPFDYKELHHMEGLLLCPRGEAARLTAEGYTARTGNLPTCPSGGALGVGNPIAATGLMKVIELFLQLRGEAGKRQIPGKPRVGVAQAWGDLMQVGTVVVCRS
- a CDS encoding acetoacetate--CoA ligase, whose translation is MTEPLWIPSPERAAQAHVTRFMREVGRPDYASLHAWSLAEPAAFWRAVWGFTGVIGEPGGPVLQNGDRLPGARWFPEARLSFAENLLRRRDEAPAVILWREDGLRREISFRGLYEEVGRLQAAFRRAGLRPGERVAAFLPNIPEAVTCMLAVSSLGGIWSSASPDFGTQAVVDRFGQIEPRFLLIADGYRFKGTVYSSADRLRGVLAGLPTVEKALVVRYTQEEAVPGAVGRAEDFAAFRDAVPAQAPEFPRFPFDQPLYILYSSGTTGKPKCITHGSGGILLQHLKEHQLHMDLGPEDRLFYYTTTGWMMWNWLVSALAGGSTILLYDGSPFHPGPDVLWDMAEREKITVFGTSAKYVDACKKAGLRPGASHDLSTLRTLCSTGSPLAPESFDYLCANVKADLQVASISGGTDICSCFVLGSPVLPVHRGEIQTVGLGMRVEIFDEEGRSVVGKRGELVCTAPAPSMPLGFWGDADGSRYRAAYFERFPGVWHHGDLAEINSRGGVVIHGRSDATLNPGGVRIGTAEIYRQVEQVPEVEESIAVGQDWQSDQRVILFVKLREGLTLDDALRDRIRRRIRENATARHVPAIIVQVPDIPRTRSGKITEIAVRQAIHGRPVENTGALANAEALEHFRDRPELRT
- a CDS encoding acetyl-CoA acetyltransferase, translated to MSGRFLMNGRVAIIGIGTEGFSPVTPHLSFKELTYCAAVKAYRQAGLHPKEIDSFITASEDFMEGYSIFDEYVPDQMGAVMRPVHTVTAEFLQALGVGVMMINTARFKTIAVEAHSKASNIKTLHDVKAFALDPVYLRPLEEDAEFLAGLEMRRFLRDSGNTEEQCAQVVVKNRGNALLNPLAGHGAKLRVDDVMASGAVSTPLKRLDAAAAADGAVMVVLAAEDVARSLCANPVWVDGVSWFSAEGNPWSRDLGVANYAKLAARKAFAMAGKTVRDVDFAEVCDEYSYKELQHLESLGLARPGEAGYLTENGFTSLNGDLPVNASGGSLGVGHAFEASGGMKVVEAVLQLRGEAGAHQVKNARTGLVQSWRGVPTATGAVAILSNE